One region of gamma proteobacterium HIMB55 genomic DNA includes:
- a CDS encoding (LSU ribosomal protein L3P)-glutamine N5-methyltransferase (PFAM: Methyltransferase small domain~TIGRFAM: protein-(glutamine-N5) methyltransferase, ribosomal protein L3-specific; HemK family putative methylases) translates to MVTFRDILISTENRLIEADVFCGHGYESEHDEAVALVLAAASLSPLDTGTEVLDEVYPADAGEVLVSYLIARCEKKLPVAYITGEAWLGPLCFKSDRRALVPRSPVAELVLNELQPWYEGTSPSVIVDVCCGGGSLGMLAKWVFPDAQVLLSDIDADALNLARENAALHEVDAVVRADLLAWCADDSVDVILANPPYVDAEDMRDLPPEYLHEPGLALRGGEDGLDLVRVMLVDAARILRAGGILILEVGNSVEALEGLSPLLPPLWVELEQGGHGVAVFMAQDLAQWAAYETRAQ, encoded by the coding sequence TTGGTAACATTTCGCGACATCCTAATTTCCACAGAGAACCGGCTAATCGAGGCTGACGTTTTCTGTGGGCATGGCTACGAATCAGAGCACGATGAGGCTGTTGCGCTGGTTCTGGCTGCAGCGTCGTTGTCGCCGCTGGACACAGGCACTGAGGTTCTGGACGAGGTTTATCCGGCTGACGCAGGGGAGGTCTTGGTAAGCTACCTGATCGCACGCTGCGAAAAGAAACTTCCCGTTGCATACATAACGGGTGAGGCGTGGCTGGGTCCACTTTGTTTCAAATCCGATCGTCGCGCGCTGGTGCCGCGTTCGCCGGTTGCAGAGCTTGTGCTAAACGAGCTTCAACCCTGGTACGAAGGCACGAGTCCAAGCGTCATTGTCGACGTCTGTTGTGGCGGTGGCAGCCTTGGCATGCTGGCAAAGTGGGTGTTTCCCGATGCACAGGTCCTGCTTAGCGATATTGACGCTGACGCACTTAATTTGGCGCGCGAAAATGCGGCGCTCCATGAGGTTGATGCTGTTGTCAGAGCAGATTTGCTCGCTTGGTGTGCTGACGATTCTGTAGACGTGATTTTGGCCAACCCTCCTTACGTGGATGCGGAGGATATGCGTGACTTACCCCCTGAGTATCTACACGAACCCGGATTAGCGTTGCGTGGGGGAGAGGATGGTCTAGATTTGGTGCGGGTTATGCTGGTGGACGCCGCCCGTATCTTGCGCGCAGGTGGGATTTTGATTCTAGAAGTTGGCAATAGCGTTGAGGCTCTTGAAGGATTATCGCCATTGCTGCCGCCGCTGTGGGTCGAGTTAGAGCAGGGTGGCCACGGTGTTGCGGTCTTTATGGCGCAAGATCTGGCACAATGGGCGGCTTATGAAACAAGGGCGCAATAA
- a CDS encoding putative hydrolase or acyltransferase of alpha/beta superfamily (PFAM: alpha/beta hydrolase fold) produces MTSQAEDIFFEVDGLTYRGLVWGDPSDPLVFAIHGWLDNALSFVKLAPMLKGYRVLSIDLSGHGLSSHRSPDANYHIWDDIPQLLEIVEQLGVESLHVVGHSRGAAVAGAFAVALEEKCASLAMLDGMISRSFENDNGAELFIGSIAERKKYMSRPPRVFPTVEDFINSRSRYGFTRENAELLVPRALRQVDDGWLLLSDPKLFGSSTVKLSEEASNSFYRAMKCPVTAITGDKGFFTSDEAQAKIAGIADLVEAFYPVVVPGPHHFHMEGDVQALADMLLGFFSTGAIAPASDPIRRVG; encoded by the coding sequence GTGACAAGCCAAGCTGAAGACATCTTCTTTGAGGTGGACGGACTCACATACCGAGGCCTTGTTTGGGGAGACCCTTCTGATCCGCTTGTGTTTGCTATTCACGGTTGGCTGGACAACGCGCTGAGCTTTGTCAAACTTGCGCCGATGCTTAAAGGCTACCGAGTTCTCTCGATTGATTTATCGGGTCATGGCTTGAGTAGTCATCGATCACCTGATGCGAATTACCACATATGGGACGATATCCCGCAGCTGTTAGAAATCGTTGAGCAATTAGGTGTTGAGTCGCTACACGTTGTTGGGCATAGCCGAGGTGCTGCTGTGGCGGGTGCTTTCGCAGTTGCTCTCGAGGAAAAATGCGCCTCGCTTGCGATGCTAGATGGCATGATTTCTCGTTCATTTGAGAACGACAATGGGGCTGAGCTGTTTATTGGCTCGATCGCTGAACGCAAGAAATACATGTCGCGTCCGCCCCGCGTATTCCCCACTGTCGAGGATTTTATCAATTCGCGGTCTCGCTACGGATTCACGCGTGAGAACGCTGAGCTACTCGTGCCGCGTGCGCTGCGACAAGTCGATGACGGTTGGCTTCTCTTGAGTGACCCTAAGTTGTTCGGTAGTAGCACGGTGAAGCTGTCGGAGGAGGCATCGAACTCGTTCTATCGCGCAATGAAGTGCCCGGTGACGGCTATCACAGGTGATAAGGGCTTTTTCACAAGTGACGAGGCGCAAGCCAAAATTGCTGGTATTGCTGATCTCGTGGAAGCGTTTTATCCGGTGGTGGTACCGGGTCCTCACCATTTCCACATGGAAGGGGATGTACAAGCGTTAGCCGATATGTTGCTTGGCTTCTTTTCCACCGGGGCTATCGCGCCAGCGAGCGATCCGATTCGCCGCGTCGGCTGA
- a CDS encoding phosphohistidine phosphatase SixA (PFAM: Phosphoglycerate mutase family), giving the protein MLVTLWRHGEAGYAASDAERALTDRGEAHVRSSAAAYLSWCRNAGIQVPSHCTHSPLVRTRQTSQLLGADIGFGALTSDDRLAPGEQHYTQGLFLADDVDHQLIVGHQPYLSELINVWCDTAQYHGLSPSGFAVIRLLMPTRGGGELIHYMPEGFSM; this is encoded by the coding sequence GTGCTCGTTACGCTTTGGCGGCATGGAGAGGCGGGTTATGCCGCCTCTGACGCTGAGCGTGCGTTAACCGATCGCGGTGAAGCGCACGTAAGGAGTAGTGCGGCGGCCTATCTTTCCTGGTGTCGAAATGCAGGTATTCAGGTCCCCAGCCACTGTACTCACAGTCCGTTGGTTCGCACACGGCAAACCAGTCAATTATTGGGGGCTGATATTGGTTTTGGAGCGCTCACGTCGGATGATCGATTGGCACCCGGTGAGCAACACTATACCCAAGGCTTATTCCTCGCTGATGATGTGGATCATCAACTCATCGTAGGACACCAACCCTACCTTTCTGAGCTCATTAATGTATGGTGCGACACCGCGCAATATCATGGGCTATCGCCGAGCGGTTTTGCCGTCATTCGACTCTTGATGCCCACCCGCGGAGGCGGTGAGTTGATTCACTACATGCCAGAAGGATTTTCAATGTGA